The nucleotide window TGAATTGTAGTCTACTGAGCTCTAAAATAGAAAATATTTTAAAACTTAAACTTAAACTTAAACTTAAACTAAAATTTAAAGCCCTTCACCACTTTATTAAAGTCACGCTGATCAACTCCCATCTCTATCTTAATAGAGCCACATTTAGGGCAAAATGAGGGCGGCGATAAATTATCACTTTGAGGCTTTCCAACCCACTTACAATCTAAACAGAGGTATCTTAATGGTGTATCTTTATAGGGTATTGGCATAATGGACTCTCTTTAGTAAAAAATTAAAACCAATAATAAAACGGATTTTCCCCTGAGGGTTAAATCAAGCGATTAAGAATGATAGATTCAAATAATAGACTAATCTATAAATTCTATCATGATAACCCTCAATTCCTTCTTACTTTATACTATCAATGATAATGAAATATCACTGTAGCTGGATATTTATATAAGGTGCTGACCAATTAGTGAGTGCTGATATATTTTGAATTTTTAAACTATTATATTATCTTAATAGGTAGTAATAAAATTATAAATAAAGATAATAAAAACTAAATATAAAGCAGATCTACAAAACAGAGCTATGATCTCTGTTCCTACCATTATAGGAGTTAACTATGGATTTTTCAGAAAGGCTACTTTCAGTATCTAAACGTGTTAGCCAGCAGAGCGATATTATCGAAACCGAAGAAGCAACTAAAACAGCGCTAATTATGCCCTTTATTCACCAAGTTCTTGGTTATGATGTTTTTAACCCGGCTGAGGTAATCCCCGAATTTACCGCAGATGTAGGTGTAAAAAAAGGAGAAAAGATCGATTATGCCATAGTTGATAATAGTGAAATCGCTATTCTCATCGAGGCAAAAAAGATTGGGGAAGAACTCAATGAGCAACATGCATCACAACTATTTCGTTATTTTGGAACAACTACAGCTAAAATAGCGATTTTAACCAATGGTCGTTATTATCGTTTTTATACAGATCTAGATGCGCCAAATAAGATGGATAGCCAACCTTTTCTTGAACTCGATATGCTTGATATTGATGCCCATATTGTGCCAGAAATTAAGAAGCTTACCAAAGTTAATTTTGATGTTGATTCTGTAGTTAATGCGGCAGGAGAACTTAAATATCTCAGTCAGTTAAAACACCTACTAGAGAAACAGATTAAAGATCCCGCCGAAGACTTTATACGTTTCTGTATCACAAATGTTTATGGTGGAATTATTACCCAAAAAGTACGAGAGCAATTTACACCATTGATTCAAAAAGCTTTAACTCAGTTTATTGATGATCGCGTTAACAATAGATTAAAATCAGCACTCGCCCAACAAACAGACTCTCCTAATAAAAGTGCTATAGAGTCTATCGAAATCACTGATGAAAATGAAATCCCTGATGATGGGATAATCACAACTGAGGAAGAATTGGAAGGCTTTAATATTGTTAAGGCAATTGTTAGAAAACACATTGATGCAGAACGGATCTGTCAACGAGATACTAAAAGTTACTTTGGTGTTCTGTTAGATGATAATAATCGCAAACCAATATGTCGATTACACTTTAACCGAGCACAGAAATATATTGGTATATTTGATGAAGAGAAAGTCGAAGAACGCCATCCAATTGAGAGCTTAGATGATATATTTAACTTTGAGGAAGCACTTGTAAAAACAGCTCTCTCTTATGAAAGTTAAAAAGAGTTTACAGACTACAATTTATCGACTAAAAAAATAATAAATTATGATCCAACCATTCATTGATTAAAAACTCAAAAGCCCTGCTCTCTTGAGAACAAGGGCTTTCTCTTTGATCAACTAACTTCAACTGTCTCAGATCGATCAATAATCTTTGTAAAGTGCCTTCTAGGCTTACTTCAGAGCTTCACATTTTTGGCTCATATAGGGCAATGCTCGGATTGAGGAATCTCTAAAGACCATCCAATCATGATCACCATCGATCACTCGATATTCCACATCTTCAGGCTGATAATTGTGTAATGTCCAATAGAGCTTAGCGGCGGCAAGCACAATTCCTAAAGAGTCATGATCACCCGATTCAATCCAGATCGGAACAACTAGATCTTTCTGATAATAGTTATTAAGCCTCGCTGTGTAGAGCGAATCGCCCCATGCTTTCTCATCAAATTGATTATCTTTCACAAATTGTGCTGTTTGACGTGCTGTTGATGTTTCAGGTGGAAACGGATCATAAATTGCCGGACTTAAAACCCCGGCAGCACAGAAGAGCTCGGGATGAGAGAGGCTTAAATTGAGCGCACCATAGCCACCCATAGAGAGCCCTCCAACCGATCTTCCGGCACGATCTTCACGAACATTGAATGTTTTTTCAATATAAGGGATAAACTCCTCAACAAATGCCGTCTCCGCCTTCTCGGCATTACCATCTGTATACCAAGTGCTAGGACCAAAGGTCGGCATGACAATCACAGAATCTCGTAATTCTCCACGCTTCATCAGTTGATCGGCCGTCACTTTAATACCTCCTTTCACAAGCCAATCTGTATTAGAACCACTGGCACCATGGAGCATATAGATCACGGGATATTTATCCGATTGAGTCGCATCATATCCATCAGGAAGATAGACTTGCATCGTCACATCTCGATCTAAAAGCGCTGAATTATAAGCCGCCTCAACAACCTCACTCTCAGCATAAGAGAGCGTTGTCGAGCAAAGAATCATTCCCAATAATTTTTTCATTTCTACCTCCTCAGGCGTATCGCATTCGATGCCTATTTTGATTTTTATTATTGATTTTTGGAGGTCTAGCGCTCTAAAGATCTTGATTGAATAACTCACATCTTCTTACGCAGAGCGGCTCGGGAGTTAGTCTCTATTTATACTTATTTTTGATACTAAAAAACGCAATCCGCTTTTACTTCCTTTTTTGTTATATCGGATTTTTTAAGGAAAAGATAGCAGTTTCTTACAGGGATTAAAAAAGAATTAATCAGAATAAAATATTCAGATAAAGCACTAAAATAGGAAGGTAAGATTTTGAAAATCTGTAAAAAATATAATAACAATGGACTTTTATATGATTATTTTTATACTATATTTATAAATAGCCATTACTCAACTCGTAATGGCTATTGTAGGATGATAACGACATCTTCTTATCTTAATAATGATATAGAGATATAACGAAAGGATATTACTCTTCCTCTTTCTTCTCTTCATTTAAGAGATTTTCAATCTGCCCAAGCAGATCACAGCTCTTTTGATGTCCTTCATCACACCCCTTTTTCAAAGCTAGTTGACTTCCCTCTAAATCTGCTTCTACTCCTGTTCCTGTCGCATAAACTAGCGCTAACTCATAAAGTGCATCTAATGACCCTCTATTGGCGGCATCTTGATAGAGATTCAGCGCAACCTCAAACTCTCTTTCGCTTTGTGGTTGATAACGATAGATATTAGCAAGCTTTAATTGTGCCGGCAGATAACCATTTGCGATAGCACGTGCATACCAATATTGAGCAGAAATTCTATCCCCCTCTTCAGCTGCATAATCCCCTAAAAACTCAATTGCACCTAATTCGTTAAAATTAATCGCGCTCTTTTCAATCTCTTGAACCCCTTTAGCTTTATCTGCTGATTGTCCTATCCCATGAAAGTAGAGTTGCCCCAAGATAAAGAAATCATTCCCGGTATAATTCCCTTGAGCAATGACATTCTCTAAACATTGTAGTGTCTCTTCTTCATTTAAATCTACACAATGACTCGAATCTATCACCTCAACAATTTCTACCTCCGGCATCAAGGATGACTCTGCCGATTTTTTCTGTTGCTCAACCAGCGTATATATATTAAGCCCTAATATCACAACTAACACTGCCAAAATGACCCTATTCATCTAATCATTCCTCTTTTAAACTCATTATTGAATTACAAAAAGAGCGCCACCAATGGGCGCTCCTTATTCTATGCAAAAACTGCACTTATCATGCCTCTATTATAAAATAATAGAACACTAAATTAGAAGCTAAATGCAACACCAACACCAACGCCGGCCTTATTTTGCGTATCATAAGAACCTTGGACTCTAAATCGACCATTATCACCCAATTTAAACTCCATCCCTATCGACATCGCCGCTTCACCATCATAACTAGCGACCCCCATTCCCATCGAATACTTGGCGTAATCCATATAAGGAATTGAGCTCATCGCCATCGCACTTGCCGTACCAGCACTTGCACGCTTACGGTTTTCATGAACCGTTTTTTCAAGATGAGAGATACGATTATTATAATGATCTAGCGTTTTATTAATGTGTTTAATCTGAGTGGTATTTGACCTTACTTGTTGATTAGTTTCCCAAAGTTGACCACCATTGACTACTTCTTGTGATCCCTTCTCAACTTTACCATTGGCAACCCCTACAATCTTACGATTTCCCACATTAAGTGTTGTTTCACTATTAATATCGGAATTGTCAGCAATAATAATTTGATTCTTCTCACGATCTAATTGGAATATTCCAACTTCACCTGCCGTAATACTATTAGCTAAATGTTCAATTGATGCACCAACATTGTTGAATGTTTTATCACCAATAACATACTCAGGAGTTGTAATATAACCATTTTCATCAATCGTTGCACCTCCACCAAACATCTCGGCTATCGATTTATTTGATGCATATAATTGACTACCGTTAATAGCATCCTTTGACTCTGATACAATTTGACCATCCTTAACTCCTGTTAAAGTAAGGTCTTTATCACCATTAGAGATATTAAAAGTATTCGCATCTTTTGCAAGCCCATTATCAATAATCAAAGAATTACCATCTTCAGAAACCTGAATGAGGCCAGCTTTACCATCCGCAATATTACTAATATTTCCTTCGATATTGGTAATCCTGTTTTCATGGTTTTCAAGCTTTTTATCCTGCCCATCTAAGCGTTCTGTCACATACTCAAATCCCTCATTAACACTTGTAATTGGCTTCTCTGCTTTTAATGCACCTCCAAAATCAACCCCTGTTAAAAGACCATTTTCTACTTTAGCGTCACCACCCATCGCATCGGTAATCCCCTCAAGATTTTGACCGTTTAGGTTCGTAATGTTCTCAATCTTTTGATTTGTTGCAAAAAGTTGAGAACCATTCACGGCATCAACCGAATCCCGAAATACTTCACCTTTCTCAACACCCGTTAAAGTACGCGGTTTATTATCATTAGAAGAGAAATCGAAGGTCATCGCATTTTGAACTCCCGACAAATTATTATCAATCACGATTCGATTACCAGATAACTTAATAAGGCCAACCTCCCCGCCCATAATATTATTAATACTATTCATATTATTGGTAATGCGTTCATCATGCTTAGATAAAGTACCACCAACATTTTCAAATGCTGCATAAACATTGGTTAACTCATCTTTAGCCCCTAAAGCACCTTGGAAGTTAACGCCTGTTAACTGACCATCTTCATTAAGCTCAGCTTTACCGCCTAACGCATTAGCAACATTTAAATTTGCCATATGAAGTTGTGAACCATTGATTGCTTCAACAGAGTTTTGTGATATCTCACCCTCAGCAATACCAGTTAATAGGCGATTAATCGCTTCATCTTCTTCATCAGCTCTTATAGAGAAATCAAAAGTATCAGCACCGCCAGCTAATTTATTGTCTATTACTAAAGATTTTCCATCTTCAGCAAGCTGAACAAGACCGGTTTTACCGCTAGTAATGCTCTTGATATTAGTTGTATTCTCTGAAATACGAGAATCATGATCTGATAATGTACCACCAACATTTTCAAATGCATCATAAACATTGGTTAACTCATCTTTAGCACCTAAGGCATCTTGGAAATTAACTCCTGTTAACTGACCATCTTCATCAAGCTTCGCACTACCGCCTAACGCATTAGCAACATTTAAATTAGCCGCATAAAGCTGTGAACCATTGATGGCATCAGTTGAATTATCGGCAATCTTTCCAGCTTTAACGCCTGTTAAGGTACGACCTTCACCCTCTTTCTTCGCAAGTGTGAAAGTATCTGCAACATTTGCGACTTTATTATCAATCACTAATGAGTGCTTGTCGGCTGATAATTGCAGTAAGC belongs to Ignatzschineria indica and includes:
- a CDS encoding alpha/beta hydrolase, whose product is MKKLLGMILCSTTLSYAESEVVEAAYNSALLDRDVTMQVYLPDGYDATQSDKYPVIYMLHGASGSNTDWLVKGGIKVTADQLMKRGELRDSVIVMPTFGPSTWYTDGNAEKAETAFVEEFIPYIEKTFNVREDRAGRSVGGLSMGGYGALNLSLSHPELFCAAGVLSPAIYDPFPPETSTARQTAQFVKDNQFDEKAWGDSLYTARLNNYYQKDLVVPIWIESGDHDSLGIVLAAAKLYWTLHNYQPEDVEYRVIDGDHDWMVFRDSSIRALPYMSQKCEALK
- a CDS encoding tetratricopeptide repeat protein, with translation MNRVILAVLVVILGLNIYTLVEQQKKSAESSLMPEVEIVEVIDSSHCVDLNEEETLQCLENVIAQGNYTGNDFFILGQLYFHGIGQSADKAKGVQEIEKSAINFNELGAIEFLGDYAAEEGDRISAQYWYARAIANGYLPAQLKLANIYRYQPQSEREFEVALNLYQDAANRGSLDALYELALVYATGTGVEADLEGSQLALKKGCDEGHQKSCDLLGQIENLLNEEKKEEE
- a CDS encoding YadA-like family protein produces the protein EDGQLTGVNFQEALGADNPIKDVNAGFAHVKGELDTTNQNVTNVTTALGGLETDGSWKLALGKEGSTTVNNVKDAFKNIDDRVIDNSQSITNIENKVSTGSLGLLQLSADKHSLVIDNKVANVADTFTLAKKEGEGRTLTGVKAGKIADNSTDAINGSQLYAANLNVANALGGSAKLDEDGQLTGVNFQDALGAKDELTNVYDAFENVGGTLSDHDSRISENTTNIKSITSGKTGLVQLAEDGKSLVIDNKLAGGADTFDFSIRADEEDEAINRLLTGIAEGEISQNSVEAINGSQLHMANLNVANALGGKAELNEDGQLTGVNFQGALGAKDELTNVYAAFENVGGTLSKHDERITNNMNSINNIMGGEVGLIKLSGNRIVIDNNLSGVQNAMTFDFSSNDNKPRTLTGVEKGEVFRDSVDAVNGSQLFATNQKIENITNLNGQNLEGITDAMGGDAKVENGLLTGVDFGGALKAEKPITSVNEGFEYVTERLDGQDKKLENHENRITNIEGNISNIADGKAGLIQVSEDGNSLIIDNGLAKDANTFNISNGDKDLTLTGVKDGQIVSESKDAINGSQLYASNKSIAEMFGGGATIDENGYITTPEYVIGDKTFNNVGASIEHLANSITAGEVGIFQLDREKNQIIIADNSDINSETTLNVGNRKIVGVANGKVEKGSQEVVNGGQLWETNQQVRSNTTQIKHINKTLDHYNNRISHLEKTVHENRKRASAGTASAMAMSSIPYMDYAKYSMGMGVASYDGEAAMSIGMEFKLGDNGRFRVQGSYDTQNKAGVGVGVAFSF
- a CDS encoding type I restriction endonuclease; this translates as MDFSERLLSVSKRVSQQSDIIETEEATKTALIMPFIHQVLGYDVFNPAEVIPEFTADVGVKKGEKIDYAIVDNSEIAILIEAKKIGEELNEQHASQLFRYFGTTTAKIAILTNGRYYRFYTDLDAPNKMDSQPFLELDMLDIDAHIVPEIKKLTKVNFDVDSVVNAAGELKYLSQLKHLLEKQIKDPAEDFIRFCITNVYGGIITQKVREQFTPLIQKALTQFIDDRVNNRLKSALAQQTDSPNKSAIESIEITDENEIPDDGIITTEEELEGFNIVKAIVRKHIDAERICQRDTKSYFGVLLDDNNRKPICRLHFNRAQKYIGIFDEEKVEERHPIESLDDIFNFEEALVKTALSYES